The Nitrospinota bacterium genome includes the window TTGCCATGAAGGAGGCTATGGAACCTTTCCTTGCCGAAACCGGCGAAGGGGTTGTCATCACCTGCCGCGTGGTGCCGTCTTCTTCACGGAACGTCTTTGCTGAAATTTGCGACGGATACGTGAAGGTCAAGATCACCGCGGCGCCGGTTGACGGAAAAGCCAACAAGGCGTTGGCGGCGTTTCTTGCCAAGGCTCTCGGAGTGGCGAAAAGCGATGTTGCCATTCTTAAGGGTGAAACCGGAAAACATAAAAAAATAGCTGTCCGCGGTATCAAGGCCGGTGATACGTTGGAAAAAATAAGGGAGGCGCTTTGATAAAGACCGTAGAGATAGCTGAAAATGGAAATGTACTTCTTATCGACCAGAGGAAACTTCCGACAGAGGAGGTCATCGTCGATTGCAAGGATTACAGAGAGGTTGCCGACGCGATAAAAACCATGGTAGTTCGAGGAGCGCCGGCGATCGGCGTTACCGCGGCTGGCGGTATCGCTCTTGGCGCGAGAGATATCAAGGCATCCGATGTTCCGGGTTTCATGAAAGAGTACGAGGAGATACTTTCGGTGATGGGTGCCACCAGGCCGACGGCGGTAAATCTTTTCTGGGCCATTGAACGGATGAGGGGTGTAGTGAACGGAACACCCAAAAGCGTGGCTGAGATAAAAAAAGCGGTCAGCGACGAAGCGCTGAGAATCCTAAGGGAAGACCTGGAGATAAACGAAGTAATGGGGAACAATGGCGCGGCGTTGCTGGAAGACGGCGACACCGTGTTGACGCACTGCAACGCCGGGGCGCTCGCGACAGCGGGGAATTACGGAACCGCGCTTGGCATCATAAAGGCGGCGCACATCGCTGGGAAGAAGCTGAAGGTCTTCGCCGACGAAACAAGGCCGTTCCTCCAAGGGGCGAGGCTCACCGCGTGGGAGATGATGAAAGAGGGGATAGACGTCACCCTGATAACCGACAACATGGCGGGGCACTTCATGAAGAAGGGGATGATAACGAAAGTTGTCGTCGGCTCCGACCGCATAGCGGCTAACGGCGACGTGGCAAACAAGATAGGGACCTATTCCGTCGCCGTGCTGGCCCGGACGCACAACATCCCTTTTTACGTCGTCGCGCCGATATCGACAGTGGATTTCAATACTCCCGACGGTTCCGGCATTCCTATAGAGGAGCGGAATACGATGGAGGTTTCGCACATCGGCGGGAGGCAGATGGCTCCGACTGGCGTGAAGATATTGAACCCCGCGTTCGACGTCACGCCGAATGAATACGTAGACGCCATCATCACAGAGAAAGGGATTGCCAGAAAACCTTTCAAGGAAGCGCTGGAGAAACAGCGCAACTCCTGAAAAGCGGCAGTTCGTCAATTCAGCGGTGCATTTTTGGATAACTGCTATGTA containing:
- a CDS encoding DUF167 domain-containing protein, whose translation is MFAMKEAMEPFLAETGEGVVITCRVVPSSSRNVFAEICDGYVKVKITAAPVDGKANKALAAFLAKALGVAKSDVAILKGETGKHKKIAVRGIKAGDTLEKIREAL
- the mtnA gene encoding S-methyl-5-thioribose-1-phosphate isomerase, which gives rise to MKTVEIAENGNVLLIDQRKLPTEEVIVDCKDYREVADAIKTMVVRGAPAIGVTAAGGIALGARDIKASDVPGFMKEYEEILSVMGATRPTAVNLFWAIERMRGVVNGTPKSVAEIKKAVSDEALRILREDLEINEVMGNNGAALLEDGDTVLTHCNAGALATAGNYGTALGIIKAAHIAGKKLKVFADETRPFLQGARLTAWEMMKEGIDVTLITDNMAGHFMKKGMITKVVVGSDRIAANGDVANKIGTYSVAVLARTHNIPFYVVAPISTVDFNTPDGSGIPIEERNTMEVSHIGGRQMAPTGVKILNPAFDVTPNEYVDAIITEKGIARKPFKEALEKQRNS